CCTGGACATCGGCCACTACGAGCGCTTCCTCGACCGCGACCTGGACGGCTCGGCGAACGTCACCACCGGCCAGGTGTACAACACCGTGATCGCCAAGGAGCGGCGCGGCGAGTACCTGGGCGACACCGTGCAGGTCATCCCGCACATCACCAACGAGATCAAGCACCGCATCCGCCGCATGGCGACCGACGAGGTCGACGTGGTGATCACGGAGGTCGGCGGCACGGTCGGCGACATCGAGTCGCTGCCGTTCCTGGAGACCGTCCGCCAGGTCCGGCACGAGGTCGGTCGTGACAACGTCTTCGTCGTCCACATCTCGCTCCTGCCGTACATCGGCCCCTCGGGAGAGCTGAAGACGAAGCCGACCCAGCACTCGGTTGCGGCTCTGCGCAACATCGGTATTCAGCCAGATGCGATCGTGCTGCGCTGCGACCGCGAGGTGCCGACCGCGATCAAGCGGAAGATCAGCCTGATGTGCGACGTCGACGAGGCTGCCGTGGTCGCCTGCCCCGACGCCCGCTCGATCTACGACATCCCGAAGACCGTGCACGGCGAGGGCCTGGACGCCTACGTCGTCCGCAAGCTGGACCTGCCGTTCCGTGACGTGGACTGGACGACCTGGGACGACCTGCTCGACCGCGTCCACAACCCCGACCACGAGATCACCCTCGCCCTGGTCGGCAAGTACATCGACCTGCCCGACGCCTACCTCTCGGTCACCGAGGCGCTGCGCGCGGGCGGCTTCGCCAACAAGGCCCGCGTGAAGATCAAGTGGGTCACGTCCGACGACTGCAAGACCCCGGCCGGCGCCAAGCAGCAGCTCGCCGACGTCGACGGCATCTGCATCCCGGGCGGCTTCGGCGACCGCGGTGTGCTCGGCAAGGTCGGCGCGATCAAGTACGCCCGCGAGAACAGGATCCCGCTGCTGGGCCTGTGCCTCGGCCTGCAGTGCATCGTGATCGAGGCGGCCCGCAACCTCGCCGACATCGGCGACGCGAACTCCACCGAGTTCGACCCGGCCACCTCCCACCCGGTCATCTCCACCATGGCCGAGCAGCTCGACATCGTCGCCGGCGAGGGCGACATGGGCGGCACCATGCGCCTCGGCATGTACCCGGCCAAGCTGGCCGAGGGCTCGATCGTGCGCGAGGTGTACGACGGCAAGGAGTACGTCGAGGAGCGCCACCGTCACCGCTACGAGGTGAACAACGCCTACCGGGCCGAGCTGGAGAAGAAGGCGGGCATCCTGTTCTCCGGCACGTCGCCC
Above is a window of Streptomyces sp. DT2A-34 DNA encoding:
- a CDS encoding CTP synthase, with product MPPAAFRSSAATTTKHIFVTGGVASSLGKGLTASSLGMLLKARGLRVVMQKLDPYLNVDPGTMNPFQHGEVFVTNDGAETDLDIGHYERFLDRDLDGSANVTTGQVYNTVIAKERRGEYLGDTVQVIPHITNEIKHRIRRMATDEVDVVITEVGGTVGDIESLPFLETVRQVRHEVGRDNVFVVHISLLPYIGPSGELKTKPTQHSVAALRNIGIQPDAIVLRCDREVPTAIKRKISLMCDVDEAAVVACPDARSIYDIPKTVHGEGLDAYVVRKLDLPFRDVDWTTWDDLLDRVHNPDHEITLALVGKYIDLPDAYLSVTEALRAGGFANKARVKIKWVTSDDCKTPAGAKQQLADVDGICIPGGFGDRGVLGKVGAIKYARENRIPLLGLCLGLQCIVIEAARNLADIGDANSTEFDPATSHPVISTMAEQLDIVAGEGDMGGTMRLGMYPAKLAEGSIVREVYDGKEYVEERHRHRYEVNNAYRAELEKKAGILFSGTSPDGKLVEYVEYPREVHPYLVATQAHPELRSRPTRPHPLFAGLVKAAVERQQGEGAGKNSK